The window CCTTTATTTTATGTTTGTATACACTGAACCAATCCtcgcatataaatacatctaAAATGTGTAAGTCGCACGTAACGCgccatgattaaaaaaaaatgccttATGTATGTAAATGTATTATACTATGTGGTTTAAAAAAGTGTAATTTAAATCATTAAAATGTATATGGAAAACAGaagtatttttgaaaaaaaaaaccgtaaGTATATGTATAATGTTATGACGAATTTACTAAATATGGTTGATAGTTAGAGTAGTTATCGCCACTATTCTAAAATAGgcttagacctagtttgggagtgaggtgtttaaaaaaaaaagcacatgtgaaaaaaagctgtgagggttttaggtgtttggtaaactgaaaaaaaatggcttattttggaagctgctgtgagaataagctgaaatcaaaggaaaaagctgaagctgctatttgtagctttggaaaactggctttttttcaaagcacacggagctacaatgctcctttaatgaaaagacccactatcaaactgctttttttttccaaaagcatttttacaaaaaagtttaccaaacgctctgctgatttatttcacagccgcttattctcacagcacagccgcttattctcacaacagttttttttcaaagcacagcaataccaaaccagcccttaggcGGCTGCCTAGGTGGTGGATGGTGAATGATCAATGCTATTTAGGCCAAAACGTAAAGGAAAATCGAGTAGGCGATAGACGGTCGCTTAGGCGAACTAGGCAATGGATAGGTGGTTTAGGGGTTAGGGTTccactattttattttatttttaaaattaagttAAAGGATTTTCTGGATAACCTACCCAAAAAACCCCACATTATTTCGATTGCCGTTTCGTGTTTCTATTCTCCCTGTCTCTTCGCACATaggcgctctctctctctctctcacacactttCTCTCGCAATCGCTCACGTCGATTCTAACTTTACTTGCGTTGTCTCTTGCAACTGCCGTCGACTAAACTCTCACAAGCCATCGTCAAGGCTCattattttgttctttttagCTTTTAATCTCTTTTTTTTCATACTGCAATTAAATGACATTGAATTCTAGATGCACGATCCCATTTACATATGTTGATTCATTGAATCTTGATTAATCTGTGATGAAAGATGAtgtcaattttatattatgaattattgaaatttttaatttggttttgagattttcttatttttgctaCATTAGTCTCTGATGATGTCAGAGCCTTGATTGCTTAAACTTTAACTTTTTTTAAATTCTCAATACAAGTATAGTTTATTTTAGAAAGTAAGTAGACacatatttatatgttatataataaattaaattaaatccaCCTACTCTGCTTAGACCCTTGCCTAAGCTCCTCCTAAACGCTTGACTCCAACCCGCTGTCTGACTAATGCCTAATATTTTTTAGAACTTCAAATTGTATTCGAGCATAATGTACAAGTACAACAAAGTGAAAAAGAGTCCACACGGACACCTATCGAACCACAGTATAATGAGCCACCATCCTCAGTCAGACCAACAAGCAAATGGAACACTATCCACTTTGTTGCTGAGTGGAAAAAGCTTGAGAATTGGGCTGAAGTTCTTTGGCCCAGGTTTCTTCGTTCCCGCGATTAACCCCTCTCTGCGACTTTCAGAAGCAGCAATAGAAGAAGATACAAGAAGTcaacaactctctctctctctctcccggcCACCGGAGGCAGCTCCCTGGCCTCGTTCCCCTGTTTTCGTCCCGGTAAAGATAAGATCTTTGACCCTTGATTTCCATATTATTAATTGTATGTTAGTTTTTCCTTCCCAATTGAATTTTGATCCGCCTATTTTCCGTAGTCCGATTGTGTTCTGATCTGCTTTTGATTGTCAGATTGTGTGGCTAAAGAAGAAAACACAAGTTCATATTTTGATTTTCGTTTCTATGAtaattattttggaaatatacTGCAAATGTGTGTATatactcatatatatatatgtgtgtgtgtatatatttatattttggtcAGAGGAGAAATAAGGAAAACCCAGTTGCATGCTGTTACCCAATTTGCATCAGAATTCCTAGATGGAAgctttttgatgaattttttacaatttaatcAGTTGGAAAATGTATAGATTCAATTTCTCTGTGATGATTTGTTCTTTTCTTTGGGTGTATTTGATGGATAGGATGGTTTCAATGACTACTCCTCAAGCAAGAAGCATTGGGCTTCCACTCATGAACCTTATCAAATTAAAAGGAATTCCCATTCTCCAACAGCTTCATTTAGAGGAGCAACTTCTGCGGACCTCGTCCCATAATTGGTGCATTGTAAATGATGGAACTAATGATCCCACTATTGTCATGGGTGTTTCGGGGTAAGATGAGCTTCTTACTCATTGTCACTATTGATTAAGTTGGTATGTTCTCTGTATTAGAACACTATCACCGATCAAGTAGGATGATATTGTTGTGGACCGTCCAATGTAAAAGTGTCATTGCTTGGTCAATCGCAGACTTATTTTCCGAATTACATGATTCTGGCTCTGTTCATTCTCTTAGGTTtgtgattttattatttatttatgtatgttttttGTATTGGAGATTGTAAAGGATCCGTGTATGTTCTGCATAGAAAACCTGCAGAGCTTCTTGAAATTGATTTGGTGTTACGAGACCAGATTCCTGTCATTAGAAGGTTTACTGGAGGTGGCACTGTTACTGTTGATCAAAATACGCTGTTTGTCACTTTCATATGCAACAAGGATGCCGTTCCTGGCTTGCAACCATATCCTCGACCTATAATGTCCTGGAGTAGCCTAGTTTACAGCAAAGTGTTTGAAGGACTTGCTGATTTTCAACTTCGTGAAAATGGTAACTTAACGAACCTTTCTAACGCTACTGTTTACTAGGGTGCTTTATGCTTATAAGATTATGTGTTTGTAATGTTTATTAGACTGATTAGTATCCTTTTCTTACCTCTTCTGTTAATCCTATTGTTTCctgctttttttatttgaaatttctgGATGTGATTTGAGGTTCTTTATTTGATCTTTTTGTGTGGTATCAAATGTTAGTTTTGTGTTTCGACTTTTCCCTAACAACATATTTGGTCCCATCCGGTTGTAGATTATGTATTTGGAAACCGCAAGTTTGGTGGGAACGCTCAATCTATTAGTAAAAACCGGTGGATCCACCACACTTCCTTTCTATGGGACTATGATGTTAGGAACATGGCATACCTGAAGCATCCAAAACGGGTTCCTGAATATCGATTGGTATGTTATTAAGTTGTCACATCTATTTTTCTGTGGTTCCTTTAAATTTTATGGTTCAACCTGTATTTCCCACGTAGCCAAAGAAAAGCCTGTGAATTCCACACCTTAAATGTGCCGATATGCTATCTATTTCCTTTGCAGACAAGAGATCATTTAGAATTCATATGCTGCATGAAAGACTACATCCCAAGATCAGTTTTTCTTGAGAAAACAGTCGAGGCACTCTTATCCCAATTCTCCGTGAGATCGGAACGGTCGGACGCCATTGAAGCTACCTCGAGTACAAAGTTTGTACCCTCAACTAGGCTGTTGACAAGGCAGGAATTAGAGGAAGCAGCAGCTTTTGACTCTCAGGCTGAAAGAAATCTCTCTCAACCATTGTCATTGTAAGGAAAGTGTGAAATTGAGTATTCAGTGAGGGTGCTATTCACATAGTACCACCcttcaattttttaataaatgtaaccaatttttttcaatcaaaactaatgttttaaaaggcgaaGACGAATTTGAGGTTTGCCTCACGGGACCTaaaattattaatatatattacatatgattatatacaaatactataattcatacacttatttttacttctcacacacctctctCAAATTTTCAGTCGTCAGATTGAATGtaatgaagaagatcaatgacaaaaaattaacaagggtgtgagaggtaaaaataagtgtgtgaatAGCATTTTTCAATCAACAATAGAGTTAAAATCAAACATTATAGAAGAATAATCAACAATTAAATCAACAATTTATTCATTGTAAGTGAGAAACTCTAATCGTTAAAAAAAACCCATCTAACGCCTCAAGTGCCTAAACGCACCTCGACCACGCCTAAGCGAAGCTTACTTTCTCTAGTTAGAAGTGTTTTTCTCACCGTCCCACCTTGAAGGCTGCCTACACATGCCTTAAGGCTCATTTTTTAAAACACTGATCAAACAAATGTTAaaggtgtgttatccacacatccctttttacttttcacacactctcgttaatttctgtcatttgatcttcttcaattcatccgatccgatggCCGAAAATCAAAAaaatgtgggagaagtaaaaggggtatgtggatatcacaccccatgtTAAATacctttttggacaaaaatataCGTCAGTCCAGTTTTTTGGAAATTTGCAATGCAGGTTATTAAATGCACGACCATTGGAGAAGGATTTTCATACGCTTGAAATGGTATTTTCGCTGAGAAATGCTAATAAGATCCTTTTAAATACAACTTTTTATAGATTTTCTGTCACCTCATACTTTAACGTTAATTCTCGTtctaacattataaaacatcaTGCAAAAAATATGAGGTGACAAGAAATTTATAGAGAGTCTCATTTTTAAAGAGTCTCTTTAACATTTCTCAATGCCGTTATTACAAACTAATCACATTTTGCCGCATGGTATCTCAACACAACCACATATTTCAATATAAAATGCGTAGCAGTACGTCATTGGCTTGGAACAAAGGTGCATGCAAATTTCTCGACTCGGCCCGCCTACCATGTCAACCGCAAAGACAGCCATGTAGGCTTTCTTGGTGGAGAAGCTCTTCACCTTCCCAACCCaagatttttgttctttttcccTCTTCGTCCTCGGTGCCACTGCAAACTCACAAAGCGCACCGTTCAttgcacctctctctctctctctctctctctccccacactctgtttctctctctgcCGCAGTAAATTTCTGGTGGTGGCTCTGCGCATTCTAACGACCGAAATCACAGCTTGACCCGTCGTGTGCAAATTCGTAAGCTTTCAATCTTAATACCCCATTTCTTGCTTTCCCTCC is drawn from Malus domestica chromosome 14, GDT2T_hap1 and contains these coding sequences:
- the LOC103455535 gene encoding uncharacterized protein isoform X1 is translated as MVSMTTPQARSIGLPLMNLIKLKGIPILQQLHLEEQLLRTSSHNWCIVNDGTNDPTIVMGVSGKPAELLEIDLVLRDQIPVIRRFTGGGTVTVDQNTLFVTFICNKDAVPGLQPYPRPIMSWSSLVYSKVFEGLADFQLRENDYVFGNRKFGGNAQSISKNRWIHHTSFLWDYDVRNMAYLKHPKRVPEYRLTRDHLEFICCMKDYIPRSVFLEKTVEALLSQFSVRSERSDAIEATSSTKFVPSTRLLTRQELEEAAAFDSQAERNLSQPLSL
- the LOC103455535 gene encoding uncharacterized protein isoform X2; the protein is MMELMIPLLSWVFRDCKGSVYVLHRKPAELLEIDLVLRDQIPVIRRFTGGGTVTVDQNTLFVTFICNKDAVPGLQPYPRPIMSWSSLVYSKVFEGLADFQLRENDYVFGNRKFGGNAQSISKNRWIHHTSFLWDYDVRNMAYLKHPKRVPEYRLTRDHLEFICCMKDYIPRSVFLEKTVEALLSQFSVRSERSDAIEATSSTKFVPSTRLLTRQELEEAAAFDSQAERNLSQPLSL
- the LOC103455535 gene encoding uncharacterized protein isoform X3; the encoded protein is MMELMIPLLSWVFRGSVYVLHRKPAELLEIDLVLRDQIPVIRRFTGGGTVTVDQNTLFVTFICNKDAVPGLQPYPRPIMSWSSLVYSKVFEGLADFQLRENDYVFGNRKFGGNAQSISKNRWIHHTSFLWDYDVRNMAYLKHPKRVPEYRLTRDHLEFICCMKDYIPRSVFLEKTVEALLSQFSVRSERSDAIEATSSTKFVPSTRLLTRQELEEAAAFDSQAERNLSQPLSL